Proteins encoded within one genomic window of Bacteroidales bacterium:
- a CDS encoding carboxypeptidase-like regulatory domain-containing protein produces MIIFERYLLWMKKHIYFMLLFHFAYSCFSQEPEKNQYIQFSGLIMDMDSLTPLSFAHVINKTKRIATFADIHGFFSFAAEKGDVIEFSHVGYKKAYYKIPYTITETKFTLFQLMTKDTIWLPETVIYPWPSPEQFKQAFLYTVPPEDDYDRAKRNLTLQAIKERMPYVAPDGSETYRYRTNQVAQKLYYAGQLPPNNLINPLAWMQFIQAWKRGAFRKQKSSASEYYYNETMD; encoded by the coding sequence ATGATTATTTTTGAACGTTACTTGTTATGGATGAAAAAACATATTTATTTCATGCTTTTATTTCATTTTGCTTATTCATGTTTTTCTCAAGAACCTGAAAAAAACCAATACATCCAATTTAGTGGCCTTATCATGGATATGGATAGTCTAACACCTCTATCATTTGCACATGTTATTAATAAAACCAAACGTATAGCTACTTTTGCCGATATCCATGGTTTTTTTTCTTTCGCTGCTGAGAAAGGAGATGTCATAGAGTTTTCACACGTAGGTTATAAAAAAGCATACTATAAAATTCCTTATACCATCACAGAAACGAAATTTACTCTTTTCCAGCTCATGACGAAAGATACCATTTGGCTACCTGAAACTGTCATCTACCCTTGGCCTTCGCCTGAACAATTCAAACAAGCCTTTCTTTACACTGTTCCTCCCGAAGATGATTACGACCGAGCAAAACGTAATCTTACATTACAAGCTATCAAAGAACGTATGCCTTACGTTGCGCCTGATGGAAGTGAAACATACAGGTATAGGACCAATCAAGTAGCTCAAAAATTATATTATGCAGGTCAACTTCCACCAAATAACTTGATTAACCCATTGGCATGGATGCAATTTATTCAAGCATGGAAAAGAGGTGCTTTTCGCAAGCAAAAATCATCAGCTTCTGAATACTACTACAATGAAACGATGGATTAA
- the rpmB gene encoding 50S ribosomal protein L28 has product MSRVCDLTGKKRLVGYHVSHSNKKTKRRFYPNLQYKRIWLPDEKRWARLRISTSVMRTINKKGLEAVLKEFFEKGYVK; this is encoded by the coding sequence ATGTCAAGAGTATGTGACCTGACCGGAAAAAAAAGGCTTGTTGGTTACCACGTATCACACTCCAACAAGAAGACAAAAAGAAGATTTTATCCAAATCTTCAGTATAAGCGTATTTGGCTTCCAGATGAAAAAAGATGGGCTCGTCTAAGGATATCAACTTCCGTAATGCGTACTATCAACAAAAAAGGTTTGGAAGCTGTTCTCAAAGAATTTTTTGAAAAAGGATATGTGAAATAA
- a CDS encoding metalloregulator ArsR/SmtB family transcription factor, with amino-acid sequence MKDIKEYECFKDLSKKLKSFAHPVRLQILKLLKDENGLNVTSIYQKLNLEQPVASHHLIILNKNGLLIKDRMGRENIYKINTEMFNYLLDNLKDCIYKNS; translated from the coding sequence ATGAAAGATATAAAGGAATATGAATGTTTTAAAGATTTGTCCAAAAAATTAAAGTCATTTGCACATCCTGTGCGACTACAGATTCTCAAGTTATTAAAAGATGAAAATGGTTTAAATGTTACTTCTATTTATCAAAAACTCAATCTTGAACAACCAGTTGCATCTCATCATCTCATTATTCTAAATAAAAATGGACTGCTAATTAAAGATAGAATGGGGCGAGAAAACATTTACAAAATTAACACAGAAATGTTTAATTACTTGTTGGACAACCTAAAAGACTGCATCTACAAAAATTCTTGA